The DNA region GAGCTGCTCCAGCTCCCTTCGCGCCTCGTCCTCGCTTTGAATATCGTGACGCGAGGTATCCGTCAGGACGCTGAGCATGGAGGACTCGATGCCCTGCGAAAAGAGCTGATCCTTGAGCTGTTTACGGGTTGCGGGCCAGTTCATGCCCTCCAGGTAGGACTGGATTTCTTTTTGCGTCAAACGTCTTTCCATGATGCACGCTCCTGTGATGGTGGTCTGCATAGCAGCGCCAAATCATTAGACAATGCACTCATCATGACATGCATCATACAGCGGCAGAGCGCCCATGGAAACAGCTGCGTGAAATTATGGCCGAAAGATACCGGCGGCACGGAAGCCGGCCGGTGTGGGGGATCATCCGAATACGGCTAGTTGCACGGGAACGCGAGAACGAAGATCCGTTCCCAGGCGCCGCAGAGGCGCATTGCGGCGCTGGCGCTGATGCCCAGCATGCGCAGACGGCAGTATACGTGCAATGGATTCAGATGGTGCTGGATGTTGTCTCTGAAAGTACGCATGACCAACTCCTGTTGCTACATATATCGACGGGATTCGAGGTTTCTTGACCCCCGGGATATGACTTTTCTATAGCAATGAACGGGCCAACTTTTTTAACCCGTTACAACAGCAGAACAATATTTTTTCGGGGATGGAATGGGTGTGTCAAAGAGACCCGTGCGGCGCATTTTCCAATAAAAACAGACACACACCGACTTACGGTGGAAAAGGCCTGACCGGAAAGACTTGATTGAAGGGAAGATGCGGAATAGCCCATCGATCAAGGTCTTCGCAGCCCGGCGTCCAGATTCCGGCGCACAGCTCGCGCTCCTGGTTGCGCGGGGCAAAGGACATGCGCGTCATGCCGCCGATGTTGGACCAGCGCGTCATGCCGAGGGTTTCCGTAGGTTGGTGCCAATGCATGTGGCCGTTCATTACCCAGTCCACGCCTGGAATTTCATGCAGGGGCGGATACTTATGCCTCTTATCACGAAAGCCCAGGCCGCAGTGGCTGCCCCACAGCACGTACTCGGCATCGCCGCGAACATCAGAATCCACTGCATCGGGATGCGGCGAGCCATACGGCGTACCGCCCAGGGCCACGCGATGGCCAGCCGCGTCAAAGCGGCAATGGATGCCCGATGTGTCCATCAGGTGGATCATGCCGGCAAGCGCTGTCACGGTCAGGCAGGAATCCTCCGGGCTGGCGCCCTCCCACTGGTCGTGGTTGCCCTGCAGCACCCACGGCCGGAACTTTGTGCCGGCGTACGGGCCCAGGACCTCGAAGGCGCGCCGCAGCACACGGTGTACATCGCCGGGATTGCGGTGGAACAGATCACCAAGCAGCACCGGCAGAAGCTGCCGCTCTTGCGCAAGCTCCAGGCACGCCGAAATTTTGGCGAGCACATGCTCCAGGTAGTTCTCCCGCCGCTCGAACGGCGGCGTGGCCGCCAGGTGCGGGTCGGTAAAGAACAGGACGCCGGTATATGGCTCCTGTGACTCATACACAGTCATGCGCCCTCCTCCGGGCGGTTCTCAGGGCAATTGTCTGAGCTGTTCTCCGAGGCCCCGGCCGGACCATCACCAATCGCATTACACGCCATGAACGGGCAGAAGCCCCGCGCCCGGGATGTCAGCACGCCGCGGCCGCCGGATGGGGACGGCTCATACATCACCAGGGGCGGCTCCCAGGCCAGCTCGGGCCCGCCGTTCTTGCGCGCCTCCACCAGCACCAGCCGCGCCGGCTTGTCCGCATAGGGATGCACGGCGAGCACGCGCTTGGGCTCCAGCCGGTGGGCGGCCAGGCTCTGGAACAACCGGGCAGCGCCGTCGGCCGCAAAGATGAAAAACGCCTGGCCGCGGTTTTTCAGCAGAAAGGCCGCGGCAGAGACAAAGTCGTCGAGCGAGCCGCGCGTTTCCGACAGCGCGCCCTGGCGGACATCGCCCGCAGGCCTGCGTCCCCGGCCTGGCTCGCGATATGGCGGATTGGCCGCGACAGCATCCATGGACTCGGCACCAAGCAGCGCCAGTCCTTGTTTTTCGGATTCCTCGGCAACGGACACGCCACCGCGCAGCGTTGCGAGGTCCGCTTCCACAATGCGCACGCGATGCTCCAGTCCCAGCCGGACGGCGTTCTCATGCGCCGCGGCGGCCAGAGTGGGCTCGATCTCCACGCCGGCCACGGCCACGTCCTCGCGCAGCAGGGCCAGAGCCAGCCCCACCACGCCGCAGCCGGCCCCCAGGTCGGCCGCCATGGGTTCCTTCCCGCCGCGCAGGGCCCGCGCAAAGCAGGCCAGCAACAGCGCATCCACGGAGAAGCGGAACGCGCCTTCGGGCTGCGTGAGCCCGCGAGGAAAAAAGGCGCGCGCCTCGGCGGCGGAACCAGTGGTCCCCTCCGCCTGGGCGCGCCCTGTATGAGTAGTCTTGTCGACGGCCATGCACACTCCCGAGGCCGGCGCGTCCGGCGCTAGAGCTGCGCCAGGAGCAGCTCGCCGAACTCGGTGCAGCCTACCGTTTTCGAACCCTTGATCTGGGTGGCCAGATCTATGGTGACGGTCTTGGCGCCGATGACCATGTCCACGGCCTTGTGGATGCGGTCGGCCGCTTCGGTCCAGCCGATGTGGGCCAGGAGCATGGCGCCGGAGAGCACGAGGCTGCCCGGGTTGGCCTTGTCCTGCCCGGCAATGGTGGGCGCGGTGCCATGGGTTGGCTCGAAGAAGGCGAGGTCGTCCGACATGTTGACGCCCGGCGCGAGGCCGAGGCCGCCGACCTGGGCTGCCAGGGCGTCGGAGAGGTAGTCGCCGTTGAGGTTGGTGGTGGCAAGCACATCGTACTGCTCCGGCCGGATCAGGGCTTCCTGGAACATGGCGTCGGCGATACGGTCGTTGATGACCACGCGGTCCCCGGCATTCTCGCCGGCAGACTCGGGAATGGTCACGTCGCCGAACTCCTCGGCGGCCAGGTCGTAGCCCCACTGCCGGAAGGCGCCCTCGGTGTACTTCATGATGTTGCCCTTGTGCACCAGGGTCACGGACTTGCGGCCGTTGTCCAGGGCAAAGCGGATGGCCTTGCGCACCAAGCGTTTGGACCGCCACGCGCAGATAGGCTTGATGCCCACGCCGCTGGAGGGGTCCACCTCGGCGCCGAGCTCCTCGCGCAGGAAGGCGATGAGCCTGGCGGCCTCGGCCGACTCTGCCGCGTACTCGATGCCGGCGTAGACATCTTCCGTATTTTCGCGGAACACGACCACATCCACATTTTCCGGACTTTTGACCGGAGACTCGATGCCCTGGAAGTAGCGCACCGGGCGGATGCAGGCGTACAGGTCCAGGGTCTGGCGCATGGTCACGTTCAGGCTGCGGAAGCCCTTGCCCACCGGAGTGGTCAGCGGGCCCTTCATGGCCAGGGTCGCGGTTTTCAGCGTTTCCAGCGTCTCCTCGGGCAGATAGGAACCCGTTGCTTCATACGCTTTTTCGCCGGCAAGCAGCTCGTTCCATTCCAGACGGCGGCCGTCGCCATACGTCTTCTCTACGGCGGCGTCGATGACGGGGCGCGCCGCTTTCCAGACCTCGGGGCCGATACCGTCCCCTTCGATGTAATACACTGTCGGATTCATAATACTCCTTCCTGCGGCAGGTGATGTTTCCGCAGCGTTGTATGCAATTGATTTACGGCTTGGCAAGTCGGAGGGGCGTCAAATCCCGGCCACGAAGAACTCGTTCTCCAGGCTCGGCTTGTTGTAACGGAAGCGGTCGCCGTGAAGATCGCGAACACTGCCGCCGGCCCCTTCCAGCAGGGCCTGCCCGGCGGCGGTGTCCCATTCCGAGGTGGGGTGGAAGCAGGGGTAGATCTGGCCGAAGCCCGAGGCGAGCATGCAGAACTTCACGGCTCCGCCCACGTGGAGCTTTCCGAGGTACGGCTTGCCCGCCATGTAGGCGTCCAATCTGGGGGTACGCCTGGCGCGGCTGGTAAGCACGATGCGCTCTTCCGGCCGCACAGGCTGCGGATGCAGGCTCAAAGGCGATTCGCCGTCTGGGATGCGCCATGCGCCGAGCTCCGGACCGCCGGCAAAGAGCTCGCCTGTAAGCGGCAAGAAGATGACGCCGGCCACGGGGTATCGCCCGTGCACCAGGGCGATGTTCACGCAGAAATCGCCGGTGCCCTGGACAAAGCCCTTGGTGCCGTCCAGAGGATCGACCAGGAAGAACTCGGGCCAGTCCTTGCGCGCCTCGAAGCCTGGGAGCGCGGACTCCTCCGAGATGACGGGCACGCCGGGGAACGCCTCGGCCAGCCCGGTCGCGATGATCGCCTGGGCCGCGTCGTCGGCATCGGTCACCGGAGTCCTGTCCGCCTTGTAGCGCACGGCCAGGCCGGTCCGCACGGCGTACCGGACGACCAGCTCACGACCGGCGGCCGCAGCTATCTCGCCCATGCGCACAAGGGCATCGTCCGGTTTGCGCGCGCCTGCCGTCATACGATCCTTGAGTCCGACAGCACGCCGATGAGCCGCTTGAACACGTCCAGATCAAAGGCGCCGTTCATCTCGTCGCGCATCAGCTTGAGCGCCGCGTAGGGCTCCAGGGCCGGGGCATAGGGTCTGTCGGAGGTCAGGGCGTCGTACGTATCGCACACCGTGACCACCCGGACAGGCAGCGGAATGTTCTCTGCCGGCATGCCGGACGGATAGCCTTTGCCGTCCATGCGCTCGTGGTGGAAGAGGATGCAGTTGAGCGCCGTCTGGGCCAGGGGCATGGTGGCGCACAGGGAGACGCCTTGCACAGGATGCGTATTGATGAGCTCGCGCTCCTCGCGGTCCAGGCGGCCGGGTTTGTCCAGAATGCGCCTGGGAATGGACGACTTGCCGATATCGTGCAGCACGGCGCCGAGGCCCACCTGGACAAGCTCCTCCCGGGGCAGGTCGTACGCCTGGAGCATGGCTGTGGCGTACACAAACACGTGCACCGAGTGCGTGTAGGTCTGGTAGTGGTTGGATATAAGCGAGGCCATGGCTCGCAGTGAGTCCTTGTGGGAGAGGAACTCCGTGCCCTTGCGGACCATGGCGGTGACGCGTTCGAAGGACTCGCGCTTGATGGACGACGGCAGCCGGGTGCGGAAGGTCTCCTCCACCAGGGACGAGGACACCGAGTAGAGCACGCGGGAGCGCTCCTTGAGCGGCAGGGCCTCGTTGGTCAGTATCTCGCCGAGGTGGTCTTCCAGATAGCGCTCGAACTGGTCCTTCTCCTTGAGCTGAACATAGACCTCGGCCACGCCGTTCTCGTACAGCAGCCGGCGATGCTTCTCCGTGAACCGCTCGTCCGCATGGCAGTACAGGGTGTAGCCGCTCTCGTGCTTCAGATAGACGCTGAAGTCGTTCATAGTCTCCGGAAAAAGGAGCATGGGCGAAACGTGGAAAAAATCCTTGCCCGTGAGCGGGGAGGTGGCGTTGGCGTCGGACGAGGTCATGGTCAGATGATCTCCGCGCCGCTCAGGACGGTGATGAGCCGCTTGTACACGTCCAGGTCGAAGGCGCCCTTCATGCCGTCCCGCATCATCTTCAACGCCTCGTAAGGCCGCAGCGCCTGGGCGTACGGCTTGTTGGTGATGAGCATGTCGTACACGTCGCACACCGAGGCCACGCGCACGCACAGGGGGATGTCCTCGCCCTTGAGCTTTGTGGGGTAGCCTTTGCCGTCCATACGCTCGTGGTGGAAGAGGATGGTGTTGGTGGCGTGGGACGAAAGAGGGAGTTGCGCGCACATGGAGACGCCGAGCACGGGGTGCGCGTTCACCTGCTCGCGCTCCTCGTCCGTCAGGGAGCCCGGCTTGTACAGGATGTACTTGGGAATCCTGGCCTTGCCCAGGTCGTGCAGGATGGCGCCCAGCCCGCTCTGCACCAGGGTCTCCTTGTCCAGATCGTACGTGGAGAGAATGGAGAGCACATAGACGAAAACCTGCACGCTGTGGGTGAAGGTCTTGTAGTCGTGGGAGATGAAGCCGGCCACGGCCTTGAGCGCGCGCTCCATGGTCAGAAAAGAGGCTGAGTAGCGAACGAGCTCGGTGAGGCGCTCGAACTGCTTATGGCCCAGGGGCATGGGCAGGCTGGTCTCGAAGGTATCGCGCATGAGCTCTACCGAGGCGTTGTAGAGCACGCCGGCGCGCTCGCGCAAGGGCAGGTCCTCGTCGTTCAGGATGCGGCCCAGGTTTTCCTCCACGTAGCGGTCGTACAGCTCCTTGTGCTGGGGCAGGATGAACACCTGGCTGACGCCGATATCGTGCAGAGCCTCGCGGTGGCGCTCGGTGAACCGCTCGTTCTTTCCGGAGTACAGGACGTACTTGTCGTCCTGTCGGAGATAGACGCTGAACTGCCCCATGGTGCTGGGGAAGATCATCATGGGGGATATGGGTATCAGCTTCTGCGCTGCGGCCGCAGAATTGGATTCGCTCATGAAGGGAAGCTCCGGAAAAAAAACAGCATATACGCTGTGTGCGATTCAACGGCAGTAGATATCATTGCAGGGGGCCATGTCAACGCGGAGAGATCGACCAGATCCTTCCACCAGGAACGATAGACAACAACTCCACTGGAAAGTATTATCCGTTTCAGGAAACGCTATTATCAGAAAAGCTGCCATATATGTCAGAATAGCACCGAATTTCAGCAGGCTACCAGATGCACCTGCTGGACACGAACAACAGCACAGGCTACGTTTAATGGCATGGGGATGATTTTCATAGATGATCTGACGCCCGGTATGAAACTCGCCGATGACCTCCGGGGGCCGAACGGCCGCATGCTCCTGCCCAAGCATACGGTCCTTGATGAATCGCATCTACGGATTATCACCATCTGGGGCGTCACCGAGGCCAACATCGAGGGCTACGACCAAAGCACCTGCGCCGCCGCTTCCATCGAGGCTCTCGATCCGACTATTCTCGCCAAGAGCGACCGTTTCGCCCAGCGGCTGTTCCGTTTCTGCGACAAGAACGACCCCGTCGTGCAGGAGCTCTGCCGCCTTGCCACGCTGCGCACTGCAGCGGACCTGACAGCAGGAAAACACGTGCCGGACGTGGACGAGGTGCAGGACCTTCCCGCCCTGCCCGACTCCGAGCTTCTGAGCCCACCCCTGCCGGAAAGCGTGGCGCAGGTGGTATCCCAGGAGGTGCAGCTTGCCACCTTCCCGGATATCTACTTCCAGGTCATGCGCGTTCTGGAGAACCCGAACAGCTCCTCGGCCCAGGTCGCCAACGTGGTCAGCAAGGACCCGAGCCTGACCACCCGGCTCATGCAGCTCGTGAACAGCCCCTTCTACGGCCTGCACTCCAAAATCGACTCGATCGCCCGCGCCACCACCATCGTCGGCTCCCAGGAGCTGTCCATCCTCACCCTGGGGATAACCGTGCTCCAGTACTTCGAGGATATTCCGCCGGACTTCTTCAACATGAAGCGCTTCTGGACCCATTCCATCGCTTCCGGCATCTACGCAAAGCTCATCGCCTCGCGCCTGCCCGGCTTTTTCGAGGAACGCTATTTCATGCTCGGGCTGATCCACGACATCGGCCGGCTCGTCATCTTCAAGACATTCCCCCACGCCGCCCTGGAGGTCTTCCGGCTTGCCATGGGGGCGCCATGCCTCATCCATAAGGCGGAGCGCACCATCCTGGGCTTCGACCACACCGAGGTTGCCGAGGCCATGCTTGAGGCCTGGGACTTCCCGGACAGCCTGCGCGGCGTCATCGGTTGCCACCACGATCCTGTTTCGGACGACAAGGAGCTGGACTGCGCAGTGCTCCATGTGGCAGACGTGCTGGCACGCGCTCTGCGCAGCGGCTACCGTGGCAAGTTCTCCGTGTCCACGCTCTCGGCCGAGGCGTGGGAGCGACTCGGCCTCTCGATCTCGGATATCGCGCCACTGGCCAGCCAGGCCGACCACATGATCGACGATATCGTCCTCAGCTTCCTGCCCGGGGGAAACTTTTAATGATCGCGCCGGACAAGAGCGACCAGATCAAAATTCTCGAAAAGCGGGTGCGCTCCCTTATCCGTGACAAGGACCTCGCCATGAGCGCCCTGGAGACTGCCGTCAGCATCAGCGCGCTCCATGGCGGCGACACCGACCCGCACTCCTTTCTGGGCTCCGTGCTGGAACATCTGGAGTCTGTGCTGCCGAGCCTGGCCTCCGGCTTCTTCATGGTGGACGAGGAGACCTCGGACTTCGTGCTCCGGTCGTTCCGCCCCGCCGCCTCCGGCGACCGGATTCAGCAGGAGATGGACGCACTGGTCAAGGACCGGATGTTCTCCTACGCCGTACAACGCAGAACGCCGGTGGTCGTCTCCTCCATGGACCGCTCCTGCCAGCTTGTGCTGCAGAGCGTGGCTACGGCATCCCGCATCCGGGGCATGTTCCTCGCCGTTCTGGAAAACGATGCTGCCATCGCCGACACTATCCTCGCGCTGCTGCCTGTACTGCTCATCTCCACGGCCAACTCCATGGAGAGCCTCGAGACCTACCGCTACATCCAGTCCGTGAACGCCACGCTGGAGGCGACCATCGAGCGGCTGGAGGCATCGGAACAGCAGCTCATGTCCCACGGCAAGCAGCTTGCCAAGGAGGTGGCCAACCGCACCTGCGACCTGACGCGCGCCAACGAGCAGCTCACCGAGGAGGTGAGCGAACGCCGCAAGGCGCAGCAGGCCCTGTCCCTGGAGCGCGACTACATCACCGCCGTGCTGGATACGGCGGGCGCGCTCATCCTGGTCATGGACTCCAACCACACGGTGCTGCGCTGCAACAGCACCTGCAGCGAGTACTTCTGCACATGCGGCGAGAAGTGCGGGGGGGCCCGTTTCCTGGAGTTCTTTGTCCCGGAGGACGTGGACCACGTCCGCGACCGACTCCGCGCCGTATCGCAATCCCTGGACGGCTCGGCCCGGGAGCTCTTCGAAGCCACGATTGTGGACGACAACGGATCGCGCCACACCCTCTCATGGTCGTGCTCCGCCCTGCCCGGTCCCGTTGGCGAGCCCAGACAGCTCATCGTCTCCGGCATCGACATCAGCGAGAAGATCCTGGCCGAGCAGGCCCTGCGAGACAGCGAGGCCCGCTTCCGCGCCGTATTCATGTCCGCCGGCCTCGGCATCGTTCTCGGCGGCCTGGATGGCGTGTTTATTGATGCGAACCCGGCCTTCTGCGCCATGATGGGCTACTCCCGCGAGGAGATCCCAGGGCTGACCATCTTCGACCTCACAAAGCCCGAGGACCACGGCCCGGATTTCCATGCGCGTCTGCAACGGCTCCTCGACGACGAAATTTCGACCCTGACAAGCGAAAAGCAGTACATTCGCAAGGATGGTTCCTGGGTCTGGGGCCAGTCCACACTGTCCTGCATCCGCACCATGGACGGCGGCACATCCTATCTTATCGGAATGATTTCAGACACATCCGAACGCAAGGTGCTGGAAGAAGCCTTGCGCGCCGCGGAGTCCACCTACCGCAACATCTTCGAGAACGCCGTGGAGGGCATCTTTCTCGCACCGGTGGACGGGCCGTATCTCAGAGTGAACCCGGCCATGGCCGCCATATTCGGCTACTCGTCTCCGGAGTCCATAGTCCAAGATGTCTCCTCGGCAATGGAGCAGCTTTTTCCGGACCCGGAAACCCGCGCCAAGTGCTTTCACAGCCTGCAAGAAGACGGAACGGTCAGGCACTTTGAAAGTCGCACCCGCGGACGCAACGGCGAGGCCATCTGGATATCCATCAGCGCCCGCGCCCTGAGCGACGCCTCCGGCGCCGTCGTCTCCCTGGAGGGACTGGCCGAGGACATCACGGAACGCAAGGCCCGCGAACAGCAGCTCAAGCGCCTTGCCACCATCGACGAGCTGACCAGTATCCCCAACCGCCACCTCTTTCTCGACCGCTTCGCCGAGATGATCGAGCAGTCCTCGCGCCTGGGGCTCTCCATCGCCCTGCTGTACATCGATCTCGACGACTTCAAGCTGGTCAACGACAACCACGGCCACCACATTGGCGACAAGGTGCTCTCCCTGGCGGCGGAACGGTTGCGCCACAGGGTCCGCAAGACCGACATTGTGGCCCGCCTCGGCGGCGACGAGTTCTGCGTGCTGATCTCCAACCCGGCCACCGGCGCGGACGTCCAGGCCGCGGCCACGCACATCATCGCCACACTCTCCGCCCCATACACCTTCGAAGACTTCACCTGCCACATTGGCGTGTCCATCGGCATCGCCATGTTCCCTGGCGACGGCGACTCCTCGGACGAGCTGCTGCGCAAGGCGGACGCCGCCATGTACGTCGCAAAACGCAGCGGCGGCAACAGCTTCGCCGTCTACACGCAAGACGACGACAACGCCTGGGGCTAGCGTCCGCGCACGCCTGTGCAACCTGCGAGGGAGCCCTCGCCTCATTCCCGAACCTGTCGAGGTAGATCACGCACAGGCCAGGATGTACGGGGTGCCCGGGCCTCGATGTGATGCCGTCGTTCTCGGGGCATCATCAAGCCTGCTCGAATCATAACCCGTGCGCCCATTCGCTTTCATCGATTGACAGCATTGTTCGGCTCCCTTACAAACAAACCATGGGCGATGAGAAAATGCGGTTCAATCAGATGTTGGAAGCGTTGATGGCATTTGTCGACGCTATCAACGCAAGCCATTCCAGAGGGGTGCGTTTCGGGACGGATATCCGCATTCATCCGGCGGAAATCCACACCATCGCCGCCATAGGCATGAATCAGGGAATCAGTCTGACCAGGCTTGCCGAGAATCTGAAAATTTCCAAACCCACCCTCTCGGAGCGCATCAAAATTCTCGTGGGAAAAGGCCTGGTGGAAAAGCGGAAGAACCCCGAAGACCGGAAAGCGGTGACCCTCTGGCTGACCCCGGAGGGCAAGAAGGCAGACCAGCACCACACCCTGCATCACGAAGAGTTGTACGCGACCTTCCGCCAGTACTTCGGCGAGGAATCATCGCAAAAAATCGACCTGTTCACCCGAAGCTTCCAGGAACTCATGTTGTTCGGCAAGGATGCCGACGGCCACGACTGATCTTTTTTTAACCAGATTGTTAGCATCACTAACAAGGAGGCGCTATGAACATCGCCATCGCGTTTTTCTCTGCCACAGGCAATACCAGGGCCATGGCCCGGATCATCCGGAACAACTTCAAGGCCCTTTCCGCCAAGGTGGACCTTCATGATGTAACCGTTCCGGCTGCCAGACAAAAGGGCGTTGATCTGTCGGCTTACGACGCAGCCGTCTTCGGCTCCCCGGTCCACTCCCTTCGCGCCCCCCAATTGATGCGCGACTGGCTTGCCACCCTGGACGGGAATGGCATGCGCTGCGCCATGTTCTTCACCTTCGGCGGGTTCATGGCCCATCCCGCCCACCACTCAACCGCCGAGATACTGAAGCGCCGCGGTTTCACGGTGGTCGCGTCGGCGGAGTTTCCGGGCAAGCACACCTACAACCTGGGCGGCTGGCGTGCTTTTCCGGACCGCCCGGACGACAGAGAACGCGACCTCGCCGCCCGGTATGCAGAGGCCGCGTACAACCGCTTTGCCGGGAACGATCCTGGCGAGCTCTCCGACCTGCCCCAGGGGCCTTTCAGCGAGGCGGAGCTGACGCACTTCGAGTCCTTCAGGTTCAAAATGGTGAGCAAGCTGCCCACCAGGGATGGAACCGAGTGCAGCCTGTGCGGCCTGTGTGAGGAAATCTGCCCGTCCGGCGCCATGAACCACGCCACCGGTATAGCTGATCCCCACGCCTGCATCGCCTGCCTCGGCTGCGTGGCCGCCTGCCCGGAAAACGCACTCGTCATCAACAGCACCAGGGAGTCCTGGCAGCCCAAGCTCTCCATGAGCAACACCACCGAGGCGGAGCTCAACGCCCAGACGGGAAAAATCTATCTGTAAGAGAGAGCGGTATGGAAACCGGGTTTTTCCAATTCACTGTCGGCAATCTCCAGTGCACCCTCATCACCGACGGGAAGCACGCGTATGCCGATCCAAAAGCATTGCTCTTCCCGGACGCTCCGGAGGCAGAGCTCGCCAGCGAGCTTGCGATGCACGGTATATCTGCCGACAACTGGCCCTGTTGGGTGAGCGACTATACTTGCCTACTGATCGACACCGGAAAGCGTAAGATTCTGCTGGACACCGGAGCGGGCGAGATGCTCCCCGAGGCCGGCAAGGTGGTGGAGAACATGCGGGCGGCAGGCATCAGCCCGGAATCCGTGGATTGCGTACTGATATCCCACGCCCACCCCGACCACGTAGGCGGCGCCGGCTATTTTCCGGATGCAAGGATTGTCATGAGCCACAGGGAATGGCAGTTCTGGACTGGAAGTCCGACGCTGCCGCGCCTGCCGGATGACTTCAGAAACCTGCTGACGGGCATGGTCTCATCCCTTCTCGCCCCGCTGCGAGAGCGGGTGGAGCTGGTGGACGGCGACACGGAAATCGCGCCCGGCATCCGTCTGGTCGAAGCGCCTGGACACACGCCCGGGCACATGGCTCTGCTCGCAGCTTCCAGGGGAGAACATCTGATCTACGCAGGGGATGCGGTGATCCACAAAATCCACATCCGCAACCTGCAGTGGAGCCCCCTTGTGGATGTCCTGCCGGACGAGTCGACACGGACGAGAAACCGCCTGTTGTCCGAAGCTGCCGACAACCGCGCGGTCTTTGTTGGTTTCCACCTGCCGCACGCGGGAAAAATTTCCAGGGATGATGCCGGCTTTGCATGGCACCAACTTGTTGTCTAATAGACCACCCCATTGTGCGCTGGCCTGTATTTGCAGGGGGCGCCTGCTCTGCGCCTCCCCCGTCTGCTCGTGGTTTCGGGCATTTCATATGACGAGTCCCTAAGCGCGGCGGCAGGACGCCTTCAGCACCACGCATCATTTTCCTTTGCCCTCACTCGGCCCTGCGCGTTATTCTGCATAGATGCGACTCCTTCCTCACTTCGATCCATCCCTGCTTTTCGGCAAGCACCTCTGGCGCATCTTCGCCTTTGCCAGACCGTATCGGCAGCGCATCACCCTGGGGTTGGTGTTCAACGCCTTTGCCAGATTCTTCGACCTGCTGCCCCTCGTCATCGTGGGCCGGGTGGTGGATGCGGTGAACGCCTCGGCATCCGGCTCCCGCGCCATCGATCCCTGGGAGTTCCTGCTCTACGGCGGTCTCGTGCTGGGAACCTTCCTCTGCCTCGCGCTGTTCCAGTCCTCCTCGGACTACCTGCTGGACTCCATGGCCCAGAAGGTCCGCCACGACCTGCGCACGACC from Oceanidesulfovibrio marinus includes:
- a CDS encoding sensor domain-containing protein, which translates into the protein MIAPDKSDQIKILEKRVRSLIRDKDLAMSALETAVSISALHGGDTDPHSFLGSVLEHLESVLPSLASGFFMVDEETSDFVLRSFRPAASGDRIQQEMDALVKDRMFSYAVQRRTPVVVSSMDRSCQLVLQSVATASRIRGMFLAVLENDAAIADTILALLPVLLISTANSMESLETYRYIQSVNATLEATIERLEASEQQLMSHGKQLAKEVANRTCDLTRANEQLTEEVSERRKAQQALSLERDYITAVLDTAGALILVMDSNHTVLRCNSTCSEYFCTCGEKCGGARFLEFFVPEDVDHVRDRLRAVSQSLDGSARELFEATIVDDNGSRHTLSWSCSALPGPVGEPRQLIVSGIDISEKILAEQALRDSEARFRAVFMSAGLGIVLGGLDGVFIDANPAFCAMMGYSREEIPGLTIFDLTKPEDHGPDFHARLQRLLDDEISTLTSEKQYIRKDGSWVWGQSTLSCIRTMDGGTSYLIGMISDTSERKVLEEALRAAESTYRNIFENAVEGIFLAPVDGPYLRVNPAMAAIFGYSSPESIVQDVSSAMEQLFPDPETRAKCFHSLQEDGTVRHFESRTRGRNGEAIWISISARALSDASGAVVSLEGLAEDITERKAREQQLKRLATIDELTSIPNRHLFLDRFAEMIEQSSRLGLSIALLYIDLDDFKLVNDNHGHHIGDKVLSLAAERLRHRVRKTDIVARLGGDEFCVLISNPATGADVQAAATHIIATLSAPYTFEDFTCHIGVSIGIAMFPGDGDSSDELLRKADAAMYVAKRSGGNSFAVYTQDDDNAWG
- a CDS encoding MarR family winged helix-turn-helix transcriptional regulator, with the translated sequence MGDEKMRFNQMLEALMAFVDAINASHSRGVRFGTDIRIHPAEIHTIAAIGMNQGISLTRLAENLKISKPTLSERIKILVGKGLVEKRKNPEDRKAVTLWLTPEGKKADQHHTLHHEELYATFRQYFGEESSQKIDLFTRSFQELMLFGKDADGHD
- a CDS encoding EFR1 family ferrodoxin (N-terminal region resembles flavodoxins. C-terminal ferrodoxin region binds two 4Fe-4S clusters.) — protein: MNIAIAFFSATGNTRAMARIIRNNFKALSAKVDLHDVTVPAARQKGVDLSAYDAAVFGSPVHSLRAPQLMRDWLATLDGNGMRCAMFFTFGGFMAHPAHHSTAEILKRRGFTVVASAEFPGKHTYNLGGWRAFPDRPDDRERDLAARYAEAAYNRFAGNDPGELSDLPQGPFSEAELTHFESFRFKMVSKLPTRDGTECSLCGLCEEICPSGAMNHATGIADPHACIACLGCVAACPENALVINSTRESWQPKLSMSNTTEAELNAQTGKIYL
- a CDS encoding MBL fold metallo-hydrolase, with protein sequence METGFFQFTVGNLQCTLITDGKHAYADPKALLFPDAPEAELASELAMHGISADNWPCWVSDYTCLLIDTGKRKILLDTGAGEMLPEAGKVVENMRAAGISPESVDCVLISHAHPDHVGGAGYFPDARIVMSHREWQFWTGSPTLPRLPDDFRNLLTGMVSSLLAPLRERVELVDGDTEIAPGIRLVEAPGHTPGHMALLAASRGEHLIYAGDAVIHKIHIRNLQWSPLVDVLPDESTRTRNRLLSEAADNRAVFVGFHLPHAGKISRDDAGFAWHQLVV